In the genome of Marinibacterium anthonyi, the window TTCCAGACCCTCATGCGCAGCATCGAGGCCAACGGTCAGGACACCCCGATCCAGGTCTGGCCGGCAGATCCCGACTGGCGCCCCGACCCGCTGAACCCGACCAAGGTCGATGGCGCCAGGTTCTGGATGCTGACCGGCCGGCGCCGCCATGCGGCCGCCGGCAAGCTGGGCCGCGACCTGCGGGCGATCCTGGTGCCGGCAAGCCAGCGGGCCGGGCTGGAAAGCAAGTTCGGCATGCTTTTCCTGCGGTTCCGCGAGAACGAGGAACGCGAGAACCTGGGCGCCTTCGAACGGCTGGTGTCCATCGGCGAGATGTATGAATCGCTGGCGCAGGAGAACGCCGGCGGCAAGCTGACCGCCACGGCATTCGCCACGCGCATCGGCGTGCACGAAAGCATCGTGTCGCGGGCGAGGGCGGTATTCAAGGCGCAGGACCAGATCTTGAACGCGTTCAAGAATGTCTACGACATGAGCTTCCGCGACCTGCAGGCCGCCATGGCCGAGATGAACACCAAGCCCAAACCAACGCCTGCGGCCAGGCCGAAAAAGCTGGAAGTCACGCGCAAGATCGGCAGCCGCAAGCTGTCGGTCGCATCCGAGGCCACCGGGCTGACCATGCGCGCGGCGGGCATGAAACTGGACAAGACTGGACTGGGACGGCTGAGCGATGTCATCGCCGCCTTTCTGGACGACGAACTGAACAAGGCCGGCAAGTGACCGTCAGAGGCACCGAACCGGCCAGACCGAGGCAAAGAGCAGGAGATCACGTCACGTGACTTAACGGCAAAAGAAAAGCCCCCTTACCCGGAGGTCAGAGAGCTCATCTTCTTGTTCGCACCACGAAGGTATGTCTCAGGCCCAGCATAGTCAACAACAACGCTTCCGAGCGACGGGATTTCTTTTGCCTCCACAAATGGAGGTGGAACGACAGGC includes:
- the repB_1 gene encoding Plasmid partitioning protein RepB, which gives rise to MKRSIPRSVLKNTPKTEDTAPEATEETAAPVPAAFRSAGAGSAWKSGALAQTQEALDRGRDALVTDILEGRHELSIPPGQISDPIGTDRRDDWLDQEAFQTLMRSIEANGQDTPIQVWPADPDWRPDPLNPTKVDGARFWMLTGRRRHAAAGKLGRDLRAILVPASQRAGLESKFGMLFLRFRENEERENLGAFERLVSIGEMYESLAQENAGGKLTATAFATRIGVHESIVSRARAVFKAQDQILNAFKNVYDMSFRDLQAAMAEMNTKPKPTPAARPKKLEVTRKIGSRKLSVASEATGLTMRAAGMKLDKTGLGRLSDVIAAFLDDELNKAGK